Genomic window (Candidatus Methylacidiphilales bacterium):
AGATTGGGGAGAAACTCAACTTCGTGAGGCAGCCGTCGCTGGAGCGAACGGACAAAGCGTTCGTCCTGACTTGTCTTGGCGCCGGCTATACGGAGCCGTACGCCCGGCATCTCAAGCTGAAGGAAAGCGTCCGCCAGCGTTCCAAGGCCTTTGCCCTGGTGCATGCGGGCGAGAAAACCAATCACTGGCGCTCCCAGGTGTGTCGCGACCGGCGAAAACTCCTCCACGGCAATACCCGGATGAACCACAGTCACGCGTTCCGGTTTGAGTCCGAGTCGGCGACTCATCAATTCTCCGTAGTAATGGCTGACCGGGACAAAATGATCAATGTCGGCGCAACGCTGCGCGAGCAGATTCCAGGATGTTTTCCTGTAGGGTTCGGGCAAGCCGTCCAGGAACGAGTCTTCACCTTGCAGGGTGCAAATGATCGGCACGCGAAACTCCTCTTTGAGGCGGCGCGCAAGGCCGCTGAGCAGCGAGTTGGACAGGCTGATGACGTCGGGGCGCGGCTGGGTGCGCAGCCACGCAATGAGTCGTTCGACTTCGCCGGCCTGACGGCTTTCGGCGCCTTGAAGCATTGACACGGCGGATTCGCCGAGGTCCTTGGCTGAGGTCATCCCGGCAAGGCCGGAGACGAGACGGAGCAGCGCGGGCGAACTGAGCATGCGGTTGAGCCAGTCAGGCATGTGGCGGAATGCGGGATATTTCTGTTCAAGAAACACACTGATACCGCTGAGGAAAATCGGTGTGCCTGAAGTCTCGGATGGCTCATCAGTCATGTGCGGCAGGTAAAGAGGAACCATCAGAACCTCGTGGCCGCGCACCCGCAATGCGCGCACCAGTGAATTGTCATGCAGACAACTGCCGCAGTAATAATTGCCGGTACCCGGTGTTAGCTGGAGGATGCGCATGGTTCAATGATCCTTCTTTGGACCAAACGCATAAACGTTTCCGTCCTCGGAGCCGATCACAATGAGACCGTCCGCAACGGCGGGGGAGGCTGTGATGTCTTTTCCGATTTCATAGGACCATACCTGCTTGCCGGTGGCAAGATCGACGAGATAGAGCCGTCCGTCGCCGGAGCCGATCACCACGCGTCCGCCACAAACAACCGGTGAACCGTCCACCTTGCCTTGCGTCGGGAAAGCCCAGATCCGTTTTCCGCTTCCACGTTCCAGACAGTAAAGTTTGCCATCCTTCCCGCCGATAACAACGCGCGTTTCCGTCAGCGCTGGTGTTGAAAAAAACGGCTGGCTGCTGTCCTTGAAAATCCAAATGATCTTGCCTTCAGTGAGGTCCGCGCAAACGACTTGATTGCCGTAATGTCCCGCGTACGCAAAGCGGCCTTTTACCGCACACGATCCTGCAATATAAGCCCCTGCCTCTACTTCTTTGAGCAGCTTGCCATCTGCCAGTGCAAGCGCATGAATCTCACCGTCGCATCCGCCAAATACCACGCGCCCGTCAGCAACCGCCGGGGCGCCGTTGATGAAATTTCCAGTCTCGTAAGTCCAGATCATTTTGCCGGTGTTGGCAGCCACGCAGTGGATCTTGTTGTCATAACTGCCAACG
Coding sequences:
- a CDS encoding PQQ-binding-like beta-propeller repeat protein — protein: MAQGNLHELPELCWTFKMGGPVKSSAAIEGKKVFVGSDDGTVCALDLATGKRLWSFKTGGGVESSPLAHGGTVYTGSDDGKLYALDAETGAFKWKYACGDKIPGAPNWAANPEGDRILVGSYDNKIHCVAANTGKMIWTYETGNFINGAPAVADGRVVFGGCDGEIHALALADGKLLKEVEAGAYIAGSCAVKGRFAYAGHYGNQVVCADLTEGKIIWIFKDSSQPFFSTPALTETRVVIGGKDGKLYCLERGSGKRIWAFPTQGKVDGSPVVCGGRVVIGSGDGRLYLVDLATGKQVWSYEIGKDITASPAVADGLIVIGSEDGNVYAFGPKKDH
- a CDS encoding glycosyltransferase family 4 protein, with protein sequence MRILQLTPGTGNYYCGSCLHDNSLVRALRVRGHEVLMVPLYLPHMTDEPSETSGTPIFLSGISVFLEQKYPAFRHMPDWLNRMLSSPALLRLVSGLAGMTSAKDLGESAVSMLQGAESRQAGEVERLIAWLRTQPRPDVISLSNSLLSGLARRLKEEFRVPIICTLQGEDSFLDGLPEPYRKTSWNLLAQRCADIDHFVPVSHYYGELMSRRLGLKPERVTVVHPGIAVEEFSPVATHLGAPVIGFLARMHQGKGLGTLADAFLQLEMPGVRLRIAGAKTSQDERFVRSLQRRLPHEVEFLPNLDIQAKREFLRGLSVLSVPTTYGEALGLYVLEAWASGVPVVQPRHGAFPELVGKTGGGLLCDPDDPAALAAALRQILRDPAAARRMGEAGRLAVHTDFSIDAMTQKMETLLLKVSHAT